A genomic segment from Plasmodium coatneyi strain Hackeri chromosome 1, complete sequence encodes:
- a CDS encoding DegP-like serine protease 1, which yields MKLSLLSYSFSASVASLVIIRGGSNPWCVAGRMGEGPPPTDHTNYAQHNSGKLATQIGQTGEEHVYDTETQGGDDDEFIFNEGIPTDGSKNSKVDPPFVEDAPAYVNPLVNYKQVAKMDAPNGEDRLPLSDLHKGSNNNPNERTKDGKVDLPTQQYEASFRDNVIAGEPPSGSNYQGASTTWRRKKKKNLYHRMNPTEHSLLDKHPHRETTNPYVSNFHGRHSNQAVVQHRVGKLKLRTNRDGQKMVKDILTPQVVKVMKEYLLKRRKINANGNANGRMDHLGGSSSDQLHREGSPPWGNSLTGSSKVSHPLRFFPANLAPHSGDTQPVHHK from the exons ATGAAGTTGTCTCTGCTAAGTTATTCATTCTCTGCGTCTGTCGCATCGTTGGTGATTATTCGTGGGGGAAGTAACCCATGGTGCGTTGCTGGACGGATGGGTGAGGGGCCACCCCCAACTGATCATACGAACTATGCACAGCATAACTCAGGAAAGTTAGCAACGCAGATTGGACAGACGGGGGAAGAGCATGTTTACGATACTGAAACGCAGGGAGGAGATGACGATGAATTCATATTCAATGAAGGGATACCAACTGATGGGAGTAAAAACAGCAAGGTTGATCCCCCCTTCGTTGAAGACGCCCCCGCGTATGTTAACCCCCTGGTGAATTACAAACAAGTGGCTAAAATGGATGCACCCAATGGAGAGGACAGGCTCCCCCTTAGTGACCTACACAAGGGGAGTAATAACAACCCAAACGAGCGCACAAAGGATGGAAAAGTCGATCTTCCAACGCAACAATATGAAGCCTCATTTAGGGATAACGTCATAGCAGGTGAACCACCTAGTGGAAGCAACTACCAAGGTGCATCTACCACAtggaggcgaaaaaaaaaaaaaaacctgtACCACAGAATGAACCCAACAGAGCACAGTCTGTTGGATAAGCATCCCCACAGAGAGACGACCAATCCATATGTAAGCAACTTCCATGGTCGTCACTCCAACCAGGCGGTAGTGCAACACCGAGTAGGGAAACTCAAACTGAGGACCAACAGAGACGGtcaaaaaatggtaaaggATATTCTCACCCCACAGGTGGTTAAAGTTATGAAGGAGTACCTACTGAAGAGGCGGAAAATAAACGCGAATGGAAATGCAAATGGACGGATGGACCATTTGGGGGGTTCATCCTCAGACCAGCTGCACAGGGAAGGTAGTCCACCCTGGGGGAACAGCTTAACTGGAAGCAGCAAAGTTAGTCATCCTTTGAGGTTCTTTCCAG CGAATTTGGCTCCCCACTCGGGTGACACACAACCGGTTCATCATAAGTGA
- a CDS encoding Glutathione synthetase translates to MSVEERTKGRTAQSGSVAPMESDLESRVNHFYEVVQQEILNFFTEKKDNNQYLSYARIQLLIQDLMDYLNHGAFYTFTKVCQGGGNNIYFQEPKLFSFSVFPQKLSRGILQLCQQCTLLHAELFDNIVCDMPFLLGLFEGIKNYDDFCGRLIGICERVYLSRECPGRDIKNDIRCVIGRSDYMLDSRQDERNGKSEENGPSGKNEPNCQVKQIEYNTISVAFGNLSSVVFEAHKNMLRHVYRECFPHEGQPQGQQGGGGGQSITDVASILEGKFKNDFLDGIATCLKQCHEAYLTEKQPLQGQNKTIILSILHNDDLNRFDKYKTKYGLNKMDITLKFLTLKELEFLYEKKKIFLNYPHETLEETLKRVKESPGDLHKGKFSPGKLLLDLNTEEYDPCKGQCSNYRQHVFEVSVVYFRSLYSPDHFNETVWHVRELIEFSDAVKIPSLPYQLVGSKRIQMILLDESILKRYLSLDLNKTNKSEKQIQHDMKLLQKTFALQVDPSLSQNEHIVSHAIREEHNYLLKPQREGGKNNLHGRDIREKLMLYYKPEERDKLSFYVLMQKLFPTPFTAVHCRTRLRPSGEDASNSSHTEKGHVGGNISCVQCGSKSHVVEFSPEQSISEISLFHNFVFCKNVNLLNEQKGYLIRTKNARENEGGAISGISSLDSFFLV, encoded by the coding sequence ATGTCAGTGGAAGAACGCACGAAGGGACGCACTGCCCAAAGCGGCAGCGTGGCCCCCATGGAGAGTGACCTAGAGAGCAGAGTGAACCACTTCTACGAAGTGGTGCAGCaggaaattttaaatttcttcacAGAGAAGAAAGACAATAACCAGTACCTAAGTTACGCACGGATACAACTGCTCATACAAGACCTCATGGACTACCTAAACCATGGTGCATTCTATACCTTCACCAAAGTGTGCCAAGGAGGGGGCAACAACATATACTTCCAAGAGCCCAagcttttctcattttccgTGTTCCCACAGAAGCTAAGTCGAGGTATTCTACAGCTCTGTCAGCAGTGCACATTGCTTCACGCGGAATTGTTCGATAACATCGTCTGTGatatgccttttttattaGGCCTGTTTGaagggataaaaaattatgatgaTTTTTGTGGCAGGCTGATTGGGATTTGTGAGAGGGTCTATTTGAGTAGGGAGTGTCCAGGGCGAGACATAAAAAACGACATACGTTGCGTTATTGGCAGGTCGGACTATATGTTGGATAGCAGACAAGACGAACGAAACGGAAAAAGCGAAGAAAATGGACCAAGCGGAAAAAACGAACCGAACTGCCAAGTGAAGCAAATCGAATACAACACCATTTCGGTGGCATTTGGGAACCTTTCATCTGTGGTGTTCGAGGCGCACAAGAATATGCTGAGACATGTTTACCGGGAGTGCTTCCCTCACGAGGGGCAACCACAAGGACAACAAGGTGGAGGAGGGGGACAGTCCATAACCGACGTGGCCTCCATCCTGGAGGGAAAGTTTAAAAATGACTTCCTCGACGGGATAGCCACGTGCTTGAAGCAATGCCACGAAGCTTACCTGACCGAAAAACAACCTCTGCAAGGACAGAACAAAACAATCATCCTTTCCATCCTACACAATGATGACCTGAACCGTTTCGATAAATATAAAACCAAGTATGGGTTAAATAAAATGGACATAACGCTCAAGTTCCTAACCTTAAAGGAGTTAGAATTtctttatgaaaaaaaaaaaatttttttaaattatcctCATGAGACGTTAGAAGAGACATTAAAAAGGGTGAAGGAAAGTCCAGGCGACCTCCACAAGGGGAAGTTTTCCCCAGGGAAGCTCCTTCTCGATTTGAATACGGAAGAGTATGATCCATGTAAGGGGCAATGCTCCAATTATAGGCAGCACGTGTTTGAAGTCAGCGTGGTGTACTTCCGTTCACTGTACTCACCAGACCACTTTAATGAGACCGTTTGGCACGTGAGGGAGTTAATCGAATTCAGTGACGCTGTAAAGATACCTTCCCTGCCTTACCAGCTAGTGGGGTCCAAACGAATACAAATGATCCTCCTGGATGAGTCCATCCTAAAACGCTACCTGTCTCTAGACTTAAACAAGACAAACAAATCAGAAAAACAAATACAACACGACATGAAGCTCTTACAGAAAACATTCGCCCTGCAGGTGGATCCTTCACTTAGCCAAAATGAGCATATCGTTTCGCATGCCATTAGGGAGGAGCACAATTATTTGCTTAAGCcgcaaagggaaggaggaaaaaacaaccTACACGGTAGAGACATTAGGGAAAAGCTCATGCTTTACTATAAACCTGAAGAACGGGATAAGCTCTCCTTTTATGTCCTCATGCAGAAGTTATTTCCGACTCCATTCACTGCGGTGCATTGCAGGACGAGGCTGCGCCCAAGTGGGGAGGACGCTAGTAATTCATCCCATACAGAGAAGGGACACGTTGGAGGAAATATCTCCTGCGTTCAATGTGGCAGCAAATCGCACGTCGTTGAATTTTCCCCTGAACAATCCATCTCCGAAATTAGCCtctttcacaattttgttttttgcaaaaatgtgaacctGCTGAATGAACAGAAGGGGTACCTCATACGGACGAAGAACGCCAGGGAGAACGAGGGGGGTGCCATTTCGGGCATCTCCAGTTTGGACTCCTTCTTCCTAGTGTGA
- a CDS encoding Tyrosyl-trna synthetase: MEGDSVKREELEGATGEAAAQEGAAKGTTPHETAPQEDVSGRLAEILSVASECIQPEELKARLLLKRRLICYDGFEPSGRMHIAQGLLKCQIVNKLTSNGCTFIFWIADWFAQLNNKMSGDLKKIKKVGKYFIEVWKSCGMNMENVQFLWASDEINKKPNDYWSLVIDISKSFNINRIKRCLKIMGRSEGEENYCSQIMYPCMQCADIFFLNVDICQLGIDQRKVNMLAREYCDIKKIKKKPIILSHEMLPGLLEGQEKMSKSDENSAIFMDDSEADVNRKIKKGYCPPMVIENNPIFAYARSIVFPHYKEFALQRKEKNGGNKTYTTIAELEADYLSGALHPLDLKDNVAIYLNKMLQPVRDHFQNDAEAKSLLNEIRKYKVTK; the protein is encoded by the exons atggaaggtGACAGTGTTAAGCGTGAGGAACTGGAGGGAGCGACAGGCGAGGCTGCTGCTCAGGAGGGCGCAGCAAAGGGGACCACTCCACACGAAACCGCCCCACAGGAAGACGTCTCTGGCAGACTGGCGGAAATTCTTTCCGTTGCGTCTGAATGTATCCAGCCCGAGGAGCTGAAGGCCAGGCTGCTCCTCAAAAGGCGGTTGATCTGCTACGATGGGTTCGAGCCATCCGGCCGGATGCACATCGCGCAAG GACTTCTGAAGTGCCAAATTGTGAACAAGCTAACAAGCAACGGGTGCACGTTCATCTTTTGGATCGCCGACTGGTTCGCACAGCTAAACAACAAAATGTCGggagatttaaaaaaaataaaaaaagtgggaaagtACTTCATCGAAGTGTGGAAGAGCTGTGGCATGAACATGGAAAATGTTCAGTTCCTATGGGCAAGTGACgagataaataaaaaaccgAACGACTATTGGTCGTTGGTTATAGACATATCCAAGAGCTTTAACATTAACAGAATAAAGAGGTGCTTAAAAATCATGGGAAGATcagaaggagaggaaaattACTGCTCTCAAATTATGTACCCTTGCATGCAGTGTgcagatatattttttttaaatgtagaTATTTGCCAGCTAGGAATTGACCAACGGAAGGTAAACATGCTAGCTAGGGAATACTGCgatataaagaaaataaaaaaaaagccaatcATTTTGTCACATGAAATGCTTCCGGGACTTTTGGAAggacaggaaaaaatgtcGAAAAGTGACGAAAATTCAGCCATCTTTATGGATGACTCTGAGGCAGACGTGAATAGGAAGATTAAGAAGGGCTACTGCCCACCCATGGTCATTGAAAACAaccccatttttgcatacGCCCGGAGTATCGTGTTTCCGCACTATAAGGAGTTCGCTCTGCAGCGCAAGGAGAAGAACGGAG GCAACAAGACCTACACCACGATCGCCGAACTGGAGGCAGACTACCTCAGTGGTGCACTCCACCCCCTCGACCTCAAGGACAACGTTGCCATCTACCTGAACAAAATGCTTCAGCCAGTGAGAGACCATTTCCAGAACGACGCCGAGGCGAAAAGTCTGCTTAACGAAATCAGAAAGTACAAGGTAACCAAATGA
- a CDS encoding 26S proteasome non-ATPase regulatory subunit 4 produces the protein MSSIEATIICIDNSDYNRNEDIVPNRFLSQIDCVNVLCCNKTSMHYKNNIGILMMAGDKTKVKVSLTNDIGQLLSCIHDIKLDGTCDIVRSLLIAQLALKHRVDKNLGQKIMLFVGSPFKVNEKQLISTGKQLKKNNICLDIISYGDINRNRDILMLLYNSVNSNDNCRFIECPETENNLSRFVLNSLLNNNDYNLGNMQEDDQLMSAMQMSLEESQQVTDHKNTSTSPGIVFCNNSSDLPTIEEIENMKDIDNELKEALILSLKEYNEKNKMENANQEGDVEVEVDMEAEEEENNPPPPNESNPSGTSQPSDDTPFDEKEEENFPLVNESYKNNFDSENHQIQKEESKEKKENESYEKVFKMDKEEGNLQDNNTQGGGINENLYNSEKGVSKENEGVAVSNEDPTNGDAPTATQIQDTSYISTILGKINATVNVFSGDKSDAKAKESENQSDAASDSASGEHQ, from the exons ATGAGCTCCATCGAGGCGACCATCATCTGCATTGACAACAGTGACTACAACAGGAATGAGGACATCGTGCCGAACAGGTTTCTCTCGCAG ATCGACTGCGTGAACGTGCTCTGCTGCAACAAGACGAGCATGCACTACAAGAACAACATCGGAATCCTAATGATGGCGGGAGATAAGACAAAAGTGAAGGTGTCCCTCACGAATGACATAGGGCAGCTCCTCTCCTGTATCCACGACATAAAGTTGGACGGCACATGTGACATCGTGAGAAGTTTGCTAATAGCTCAGTTGGCGTTGAAACATCGCGTGGATAAGAACCTGGGTCAAAAAATCATGCTCTTTGTAGGGAGCCCATTCAAAGTGAATGAAAAGCAGCTAATCAGTACCGGCAAGCAActaaagaagaacaacatatGCCTAGACATAATAAGCTACGGAGATATAAACAGGAATAGAGACATCCTTATGCTGCTATATAACAGCGTAAATAGCAATGACAACTGTAGGTTCATTGAATGTCCCGAAACGGAAAACAATCTGAGCAGGTTTGTTCTGAATTCTCTACTGAACAACAACGATTACAACCTTGGGAATATGCAGGAGGACGACCAGCTAATGAGTGCCATGCAGATGTCCTTGGAGGAAAGTCAGCAGGTAACTGACCATAAAAATACTTCTACCTCTCCAGGGATTGTCTTCTGTAATAATAGCAGCGATCTACCCACGATTGAAGAGATCGAAAATATGAAGGACATAGACAATGAGTTGAAGGAGGCCCTAATTTTATCTCTCAAGGAATATAATGAGAAAAACAAGATGGAGAATGCCAACCAGGAGGGTGACGTAGAAGTCGAAGTGGATATGGAagcggaagaagaagagaataaCCCCCCGCCACCAAATGAAAGCAACCCATCGGGAACAAGCCAACCAAGTGATGACACCCCCTTCgatgaaaaagaggaagaaaatttccccCTCGTAAATGAAAGCTATAAAAACAACTTTGACAGTGAAAACCATCAGatacagaaggaagaatccaaggagaaaaaagaaaacgaaagttacgaaaaagtttttaaaatggataaggaggaaggtaACTTGCAGGATAATAACACACAAGGGGGGGGCATAAATGAGAACCTATATAATTCGGAGAAAGGCGTTtcgaaggaaaatgaaggggTGGCTGTATCGAATGAGGATCCCACAAATGGGGATGCCCCTACAGCCACGCAAATTCAAGACACCAGTTATATTTCCACCATCCTGGGTAAGATTAACGCCACTGTGAATGTATTCAGCGGTGATAAATCCGACGCGAAGGCGAAGGAGTCGGAAAACCAGTCAGACGCTGCGTCGGATTCTGCCTCGGGGGAGCATCAATAA
- a CDS encoding Proteasome subunit alpha type 6, whose product MVRQSQSMYDRHLTIFSPDGNLYQIEYAIKAVKNTNITSIGVKGENCAVIISQKKMATQYISQDKLLDYNNITNIYNITDEIGCSMVGMPGDCLSMVYKARMEAAEFLYSNGHNVNVETLCRNICDKIQVFTQHAYMRLHACSGMIIGMGEDNKPGLFKFDPSGFCAGYRACVIGNKEQESISILERLLEKRRKKIQQETLEEDIQNTIILAIEALQTILAFDLKANEIEMGIVSKTNPNFTQISEKEIDNYLTFIAERD is encoded by the exons ATGGTGAGACAGTCGCAGAGCATGTACGATAGGCACCTGACTATCTTCTCCCCCGATGGGAACCTCTACCAGATAG AATACGCCATCAAGGCAGTGAAGAACACCAACATAACTTCCATCGGCGTGAAAGGAGAAAACTGTGCCGTAAtcatttcgcaaaaaaaaatggcaacgcAGTACATCTCGCAAGACAAGCTGCTAGACTACAACAATATTACGAACATTTACAATATAACCGACGAAATCGGATGCTCCATGGTGGGAATGCCCGGGGATTGCCTCAGCATGGTGTATAAAGCTAGGATGGAAGCCGCCGAGTTTTTGTATTCGAACGGACACAACGTTAACGTGGAAACCTTGTGCAGGAACATTTGCGACAAAATTCAGGTCTTCACGCAGCACGCCTACATGAGGCTGCACGCTTGCA GCGGAATGATCATAGGCATGGGCGAGGACAACAAACCGGGCCTTTTCAAGTTCGACCCGTCTGGGTTCTGCGCAGGATACCGCGCGTGTGTGATTGGCAACAAGGAACAAGAAAGCATAAGCATACTGGAGAGGCTGCTggagaagagaaggaaaaaaatacaacaagAGACGCTAGAGGAGGATATACAAAACACCATCATCTTGGCCATTGAAGCGCTGCAAACCATTTTGGCGTTTGACTTGAAGGCCAACGAGATAGAAATGGGGATCGTTTCGAAGACGAACCCCAACTTTACGCAAATCAGCGAGAAGGAGATCGACAATTATTTGACCTTCATCGCGGAGCGGGATTAA